The Quercus robur chromosome 3, dhQueRobu3.1, whole genome shotgun sequence DNA segment TCTTTACATGATTAAGTTTCATTTATATTGTGAAATATGCTTACCAAATTTCACTGGGCATGGTtctttgatctttattattataaatttttttgagtttcagGTTAGAATACGTGAAATACCTGTTCTAGACAAATTGAAATATCTTCACTGCCTATTATCTTCGGTGCTTCCGGTAGTTAAGCAAATCCATCATGAGCAGGCTTCTGAAGTAGAACTACAAAAAAAGTTGAATGGTAAGATGTCGTTTGTTCATGCTCCCAGTGACATTtaaaatactctctctctctctctctctatatatatatattttaattttttgggtatgtACCATTTATACATTATGTGACCAATATTTACATAATGTTTGTCATCAGGGAAAGAACTATTTCTTGCCAGGACAAAAGTGAATGCAGATGAGCAGATGTGCTGGTAATTGAGGAACACTATTGAGCTATTTGTGTTAAAGTCACTTAGTTTATAATTATATGTCATTAGAGTCTCAAAAAGTAGTAATGAAACAACATGATTCATTGCATCTCATTTTTTGTGATTTATCTTCACTAGAAAATAGATAAGATTTTTCTTATTAGTTTATTATGTTTATTTCTGGCTTCTCTATTTGCTGTTGATTTCTGATTTGCCTTCATTCTCTGTTTTTCCTTGTAGCAATTTCTGTAGGATACCCATTACAGATTATCATCGGCGTTGTGCCAGTTGCACGTATGATCTGTGCCTTAGTTGCTGTCAAGATCTTCGGGAAGCATCTCAAAATGATGTTAAAGGAGAATTGGCAGATAATCAGATCCGTGGCAAAAGTCAAGACAAAGCAACTGCGACAGGGCAAGTGAAAGTATCCAAACTAAAACTAATTTTACCGGAAAAGTTTCCTGGTTGGCAAGCCAATAGTGATGGGAGTATTCCATGCCCCCCACCAGAGTTTGGTGGCTGTGGTCACTCATCATTAAATTTAAGCCGCATTTTTAAGATGAACTGGGTTGCAAAACTGGTAAAAAATGTGGAGGAAATGGTTAGTGGGTGTAGGATATATGATGCTGGCAGCCTAGAAAATACTGGGTTGGATGATCCCAGACTCTACCAATATGCTCATAGAGAAGACAGTGATGATAATTTCTTGTACTGCCCTGCAACTCAAGATATTAAATCTGATGGGATTGGAAATTTTAGAAAGCACTGGGCCAGGGGTGAACCTATTATTGTCAAGCAGGTGTTTGATAGCCCATCAACTTCAAGCTGGGATCCAATGGTTATATGGAGAGGGATTCAGGAGACAGCAGACGAGAAAACAAAAGATGAGAACCGAGTGGTGAAGGCCATAGATTGCTTTGACTGTTCTGAGGTAAGCTCTACTAGCTATTGCTTATTTTTTCTAAGGCTTTTCTGTGTTCTCTCATGTCTCTGTTGATTGCaatgaataatttttatatttagtaaATTATTACttggttgaaactcaattaattaattttatatttgctTTCTGTGGTTTGACATGATGGCAGGTTGACATTGAACTTGGTCAGTTCATCAAAGGATATTCTGATGGACGAATTCTTGAAAATGGTCAGCCAGAAATGTTGAAGTTGAAGGATTGGCCTTCCCCCAGTGCATCTGAAGAGTTCTTATTGTACCAGAGACCTGATTTTATCAGTAAACTGCCCTTACTTGAGTATATCCACTCCAAGTGGGGTCTTCTAAATGTTGCTGCAAAATTGCCTCATTATTCCTTACAGAATGATGTAGGacctaaaatttttatttcttatggGACCTATGAAGAACTTGGTAGAGGCGATCCAGTGACCAATCTTCATTTCAATATGCGTGACATGGTAACTTATTATTCTTCCCTTTTCTCATTGACCTATTATTGATGATGTTAACTTTTTAGGATATACTTTTTTTGTACCAAACTGTTGCATTTGATTTGCagtttgtgtttgaaaatttttgtaagcTGTATTTTCTGTATACTCCCCCCCTAAAAATATTAAGCATATCAAATTAGAAAAAACGCTAAAATATTTCTTTGCACAATTGTTAATCATGTATGCATCTCAAGTTTTAACCTCTAATTTCATGGTTCTCAAATTGTATATAATAATACTGTATTATACATCCAATATTATAAACAAGCACTTAATAACCATAGAACCTGATTGTTATTCTTATTGAATTTAGCTAGCTTCAACTGTTATAAATATGTCATAATATAATCTATAATGCTGTATGGGTTGAAAACCCTTAATCCGTATGTTGCTAGAGTCTAACATCGTGAgcttttatcttatttttatccCCATCCTGTCATCTGATGTAAACCAACAAAGTGATGAGTCAAATTGAATTGACATCATTGAACTATGGTCAGGTATACCTATTAGTGCATACTTGTAATGTGAATCTACAAGGCCAGCAGAGTGTAAAGATtgaaaagatacaaaaatccTTTGAGGATTCTGAGATGAAAGAATCACCGGAGGATCCACAAGCAgatttggatgaggaagggtccCCTGATATATTGCTTGGTAGTCAAAGTGTGCAGAATGAATGTGGTGCAAAAgtggatgaaaatgaaaatgaatcaaTGGTGGATCAGGGGATTGAAACTGCTGATGTTAAAGAGAATAACGTCAATTGTGAAACATCAAACAGAGAGGGTGAAGATGTCCCTGAAAGGAGTGATCCTGGTGTTCTATGGGATGTTTTTCGCCGGCAGGATGTCTCAAAGGTGACTGATTATTTAAGAATTCACTGGAAAGAATTTGGGAAGCCTGATGGAGTATCAAATGATTTAGTAAGTTTTTATCTTATAATCTTATTAAATATAGTTATTCTTTTAATTGAATATACCGTAATTGGCTTGCTTAATGTGTGCTCCTAataacttttg contains these protein-coding regions:
- the LOC126716998 gene encoding E3 ubiquitin-protein ligase JMJ24 isoform X2; the protein is MSTMDHPRSSSANAEDNVGIPDDLRCKRSDGKQWRCTAMSMPDKTVCEKHYIQAKKRAANSAMRANLKKAKRKSLGESDIYLESKSDEYDTPPVNTKVEDYPVPASGKMLFEKVSKNQFRYSPETAAMRSLAARNPPKTNENSQRDAGHFEENWRSHKTPPTSGMDSSKSRSQRSFDANDAMTEDSDGSTDSSEEAGGQPCHQCRRNDRDKVTWCLKCDRRGYCDSCISTWYSDIPLEEIQRSCPACRGTCSCKVCLRSDNSIKVRIREIPVLDKLKYLHCLLSSVLPVVKQIHHEQASEVELQKKLNGKELFLARTKVNADEQMCCNFCRIPITDYHRRCASCTYDLCLSCCQDLREASQNDVKGELADNQIRGKSQDKATATGQVKVSKLKLILPEKFPGWQANSDGSIPCPPPEFGGCGHSSLNLSRIFKMNWVAKLVKNVEEMVSGCRIYDAGSLENTGLDDPRLYQYAHREDSDDNFLYCPATQDIKSDGIGNFRKHWARGEPIIVKQVFDSPSTSSWDPMVIWRGIQETADEKTKDENRVVKAIDCFDCSEVDIELGQFIKGYSDGRILENGQPEMLKLKDWPSPSASEEFLLYQRPDFISKLPLLEYIHSKWGLLNVAAKLPHYSLQNDVGPKIFISYGTYEELGRGDPVTNLHFNMRDMVYLLVHTCNVNLQGQQSVKIEKIQKSFEDSEMKESPEDPQADLDEEGSPDILLGSQSVQNECGAKVDENENESMVDQGIETADVKENNVNCETSNREGEDVPERSDPGVLWDVFRRQDVSKVTDYLRIHWKEFGKPDGVSNDLVKRHLYEETVFLNGHHKRKLKEEFGVEPWSFEQHLGQAIFVPAGCPFQVRNLQSNVQLGLDFLSPESLGEAVRLAEEIRCLPNDQEANLQVLEVGKISLYAASSAIKEVQKLVLDPKLGAELGFEDPNLTAMVSENMEKMIKRRQITCA
- the LOC126716998 gene encoding E3 ubiquitin-protein ligase JMJ24 isoform X1, with translation MSTMDHPRSSSANAEDNVGIPDDLRCKRSDGKQWRCTAMSMPDKTVCEKHYIQAKKRAANSAMRANLKKAKRKSLGESDIYLESKSDEYDTPPVNTKVEDYPVPASGKMLFEKVSKNQFRYSPETAAMRSLAARNPPKTNENSQRDAGHFEENWRSHKTPPTSGMDSSKSRSQRSFDANDAMTEDSDGSTDSSEEAGGQPCHQCRRNDRDKVTWCLKCDRRGYCDSCISTWYSDIPLEEIQRSCPACRGTCSCKVCLRSDNSIKVRIREIPVLDKLKYLHCLLSSVLPVVKQIHHEQASEVELQKKLNGKELFLARTKVNADEQMCCNFCRIPITDYHRRCASCTYDLCLSCCQDLREASQNDVKGELADNQIRGKSQDKATATGQVKVSKLKLILPEKFPGWQANSDGSIPCPPPEFGGCGHSSLNLSRIFKMNWVAKLVKNVEEMVSGCRIYDAGSLENTGLDDPRLYQYAHREDSDDNFLYCPATQDIKSDGIGNFRKHWARGEPIIVKQVFDSPSTSSWDPMVIWRGIQETADEKTKDENRVVKAIDCFDCSEVDIELGQFIKGYSDGRILENGQPEMLKLKDWPSPSASEEFLLYQRPDFISKLPLLEYIHSKWGLLNVAAKLPHYSLQNDVGPKIFISYGTYEELGRGDPVTNLHFNMRDMVYLLVHTCNVNLQGQQSVKIEKIQKSFEDSEMKESPEDPQADLDEEGSPDILLGSQSVQNECGAKVDENENESMVDQGIETADVKENNVNCETSNREGEDVPERSDPGVLWDVFRRQDVSKVTDYLRIHWKEFGKPDGVSNDLVKRHLYEETVFLNGHHKRKLKEEFGVEPWSFEQHLGQAIFVPAGCPFQVRNLQSNVQLGLDFLSPESLGEAVRLAEEIRCLPNDQEANLQVLEVRQRKFFLEVGKISLYAASSAIKEVQKLVLDPKLGAELGFEDPNLTAMVSENMEKMIKRRQITCA